A segment of the Bacillota bacterium genome:
CCGCGCGGTAGGCTTGCAGGATCAGGTCGAAGACAGCGGCCTGCCTCGTCTCCAGCTGTTTCTGCTGCTCAGCTTCAGGAAGGTTGGGGTCGATGCCCATGTAGTGATGGCGCTCGTACTTGCCCAGGCTCAGGATCTCAAAGGCGCGGTAGTACTTCCCTTCGGCCCTGAGCTCGCGCTGCACACCGATCATGCGCTTGCGGGCGGTGTGGATAGCGAACTTGCCCAGATCACAGACGATCCATTTGCGCCCGAGTCTCTCTGCTACGGCGGCAGTCGTGCCCGAGCCGCAGAAGAAGTCCGCAACCAAGTCGCCTTCGTTGGATGAAGCTTTGATGATGCGCTCGAGAAGCGCTTCGGGCTTCTGGGTGGCGTAGCCTGTTATCTCTGACTTCGGCATGTGCATGGCGTCGGGAATATCCACCCATGAATCGCCTGCAGGCACGTATTCAACGACATGGTCTCCGACGGTTGGTAGGACATACTTGATCCTAATAGAACCATTTCTAGTGCGATGAATTCTGCCTTCACTCTCAAGGCGAGCGATGCTCTTATCAGTGTAGTCTCCTCGTGGAGCCGTCTTAAACCATTGTCCCTTCTCGTCCTGCCTGAAACCCGCTTCCTTTGCCTCGCCAAAGGAATAGCTCCTCTCGACCAAGTCACCGTTGAAGCGGTGGCCGGGTGAACGTCGGTAGTAGAGAATATCGTCGTGGTTTCTTGCGAATTGACCGCCGATCGCCTTTGCACCTCTCGCACTTTGCCCATATACCCAAACGATGTGGTTCAGGAAGTTGTCACTCCCGAAGACCTCATCCAGAACCAGCCGAACCATACCGCTCACACGCCAATCACAGTGCACGTAAATGCCGCCATCCTCGGCCAGTAAATCCCGCATCAACACCAATCGCTCGTAGATCATTGCTATGAAAGAATCCGCCCCTTTGCCCCAGGTGTCGCGGTAGGCGATTTCCTCAAGGGTGTTTGGCTTCTTGGTGATAGCGTCAGTGCCGATCTGGAGGTCCACGCTGAAATCCGTGCCCACATCGAACGGTGGGTCAATGTAGATCAGCTTGAGGCCGCCCTGATTCTCGATCTCCTCGCGCAGCGGGCCGTTCTTGAGGGACGATAGCACTAGCCTGTTATTGCCCCAGATCAGTTTGTTGGTCCAGCTCCTGAGCTGACGACCTCGAGCATCCGGGGCGAACGACGTCATCTGTGCTGCTTTGTCCTTTTCGGCTCGAGGTTCACCCACCCGCTCAATCACCTGAAAGGGGAGGACGGTGTTGCATACTTCGTTGGTCTTGCCATCCCACACCAGTTCAACCTCTCGCTTATCCGCGAAAAGCAAGAAGCGATACTTGTCGGGCAGTGGCACATCTGCCTCTATGTAGCGGATAATCTCCTGTTTCTCTTGCTCGGTCAGTCTCGGCATGGGCGTTCCTCCATCTGCAGGCATTGTGTTGAAGTTGAACTGTAATGCAGTGCAATACTACTCGCTGCTGGGCGTGAGAACTGAGCATGTCAGTACGTCGGTATATGCCTCATTCGCTTCGCAGGTCCCTGCGTCAAGTCTTGTTCAGTCCAGCTCATCTTCAACTCGGCCGCTCCGATGCCTAAGAAGGCTGACAACGGAATTGTTGCTGCTACACGGCCTCGCGGTAGATGTTGGAAAACTGGCTCGTGTAGAGCTCGTAGTAGAATCCCCGTTTCGCAATGAGCGTTTCGTGATTGCCTTGCTCAACAATGCGTCCTTCGTTCATTACCACGATGGTGTCGGCGTTGCGGATCGTGGAGAGGCGATGGGCGATCACGAAGCTCGTTCGGTGCTTCGTGAGCCGTGCCATGGCCTGCTGGATCAGCACCTCTGTGCGGGTGTCCACCGAGCTCGTGGCCTCGTCGAGGATCAGGATCTGCGGGTCGGCGAGGAACGCTCGGGCTATTGTGATTAACTGCCTCTGACCCTCAGATATGCTGGAGGCGTCATTCCCTACGCGTGTGTCGTAGCCTTCCGGAAGGGTCTTGACGAAATGATCCACATACGCGGCTCGAGCTGCCGCCGCGATGCTCTCTTCGCTGGGGGGGCGTTGGTTCTTTCTGCATCCGTAGGCGATGTTATCGCGGATCGTGCCGTCGAACAGCCATGTATCCTGCAACACCATGCCGAACAGCCTACGAAGATTGTCTCGGGTCATTGTGCGCGTGTCGACGCCGTCGATGGTGATGCTCCCGCCGTCTATCTCATAGAAGCGCATCAGCAGGTTGACCAGGGTGGTCTTGCCCGCGCCGGTGGGCCCCACGATGGCGACTGTCTGACCAGGCTCAACTCTGAGGTTAAGCCCTTCGATGAGCGCCGTATCTGGTTTGTACCTGAATGACACGTCGTTGAACACCACGCGCCCGGACACGTTCGCTAGTTTCAATGGAGAATTGACGTCCGGGCTTTCCTCTGTCTCGTCGAGCAGTTCGAACACTCGCTCGGCCGATGCAACCGTGCTCTGCAGAATGTTCATTATGGACGCAGTCTGTGTGATGGGCTGCGTAAACTGGCGCGAGTATTGTATAAACGCCTGAACATCGCCCAGGGTGATGAGCCCCTTGGCCACCCGCACGCCGCCTATGACGCAGATCGCCACGTAATTGAGGTTGTTGATGAAGTGCATAGCGGGCTGGATGATGCCCGATATGAACTGGGCCTTGAACCCGGCCTGGTAAAGGCGGCCGTTTTCATCATCGAACCTCTCCAGGGCCTCTCGCTGCCCGTTGAACACCTGCACTACGGTATGGCCGGTATACATTTCCTCGACATGCCCGTTGAGTTTGCCGGTGCTCTCCCACTGGCGCGCGAACTCCTTTTGCGAGCGCCGCGCAATGCCCACGGTGACGGCAGCGCTCAGGGGCAGAGTGCCCAATGCGATAACGGCAAGCAGCGGGCTGATGGTGAACATCATTATGAGCACGCCGAGAAGAGTGATCATGGCCGTGATGAGCTGAGTCAGGCTCTGCTGCAGGGTGCTGGCGATGTTGTCGATATCGTTCGTCACCCTGCTGAGGATCTCCCCGCGCGTGTTGTCGTCGTAGTATTTGAGGGGAAGGCGGGCGAGCTTGGCATCCACCTCCTTACGCAGTCCATACACGGTGCGCTGCGATATGCCTGCCATGATGTAGTGCTGCATCCAGTTGAACACAGCTGAGAGTACGTACACTGCCACCATGGTGAGCAGCGCATTGCGTATGGCGCCGAAGTCCACGCCCTTGCCGGGCACGATGTTCATGTTGGACAGCATGTCTGCCATCTGCTCCCGCCCGCTCGCGCGGAGCATGGAGTCCACTTGTTCGCGGGTGACACCAGGCGG
Coding sequences within it:
- a CDS encoding site-specific DNA-methyltransferase codes for the protein MPRLTEQEKQEIIRYIEADVPLPDKYRFLLFADKREVELVWDGKTNEVCNTVLPFQVIERVGEPRAEKDKAAQMTSFAPDARGRQLRSWTNKLIWGNNRLVLSSLKNGPLREEIENQGGLKLIYIDPPFDVGTDFSVDLQIGTDAITKKPNTLEEIAYRDTWGKGADSFIAMIYERLVLMRDLLAEDGGIYVHCDWRVSGMVRLVLDEVFGSDNFLNHIVWVYGQSARGAKAIGGQFARNHDDILYYRRSPGHRFNGDLVERSYSFGEAKEAGFRQDEKGQWFKTAPRGDYTDKSIARLESEGRIHRTRNGSIRIKYVLPTVGDHVVEYVPAGDSWVDIPDAMHMPKSEITGYATQKPEALLERIIKASSNEGDLVADFFCGSGTTAAVAERLGRKWIVCDLGKFAIHTARKRMIGVQRELRAEGKYYRAFEILSLGKYERHHYMGIDPNLPEAEQQKQLETRQAAVFDLILQAYRAERTDGYARFQGKKDGRLVAVGPVNTPVTRLFVEEVILECRQKHIPRVDILGFEYEMGLFPNVLNEARAEGVDIALKCIPAEVFDRRAVEKNQVVFSDVAFIEVKPHVYENMVAVELTGFSVSSSQDSISAAEMSLKDKAARIVVERGQIIKVRRDAHGVVIRQVLTRHWTDWIDYWAVDFDFGSRQEIIRVRNQESGEWEERWTGDYVFANEWQSFRTKKNRGLLLKSEFHECSPGPRRIAVRVVDVFGNDTMTVVEVTVGVKNYGETDSL
- a CDS encoding ABC transporter ATP-binding protein/permease, yielding MSQDQKRPPMRRGFGFGPLHGRPGMMPGEKAKDFKGSLKRLVTYLRPHRLATAVVILLAIVSVAFSMAGPKILGRATNLLFEGVIGKQLPPGVTREQVDSMLRASGREQMADMLSNMNIVPGKGVDFGAIRNALLTMVAVYVLSAVFNWMQHYIMAGISQRTVYGLRKEVDAKLARLPLKYYDDNTRGEILSRVTNDIDNIASTLQQSLTQLITAMITLLGVLIMMFTISPLLAVIALGTLPLSAAVTVGIARRSQKEFARQWESTGKLNGHVEEMYTGHTVVQVFNGQREALERFDDENGRLYQAGFKAQFISGIIQPAMHFINNLNYVAICVIGGVRVAKGLITLGDVQAFIQYSRQFTQPITQTASIMNILQSTVASAERVFELLDETEESPDVNSPLKLANVSGRVVFNDVSFRYKPDTALIEGLNLRVEPGQTVAIVGPTGAGKTTLVNLLMRFYEIDGGSITIDGVDTRTMTRDNLRRLFGMVLQDTWLFDGTIRDNIAYGCRKNQRPPSEESIAAAARAAYVDHFVKTLPEGYDTRVGNDASSISEGQRQLITIARAFLADPQILILDEATSSVDTRTEVLIQQAMARLTKHRTSFVIAHRLSTIRNADTIVVMNEGRIVEQGNHETLIAKRGFYYELYTSQFSNIYREAV